A window from Telopea speciosissima isolate NSW1024214 ecotype Mountain lineage chromosome 8, Tspe_v1, whole genome shotgun sequence encodes these proteins:
- the LOC122670798 gene encoding histidine kinase 3-like, whose amino-acid sequence MLDAFSFLPTPLPSEIKKQWKTQMSYLNALGLDLKATHLFLTLCCCILSEIPMNWFINCGFMEKKIGFLGYRAKIWLKLWEKIPASVWKLHQYYQYIWSKKFPRRWWKNLLIAWVIGWILVSFWTFWYMSSLVTERRKEAIASMCDERARMLQDQFNVSMNHVQALSILISTFHHGKNPSSIDQATFAKYTERTTFERPLTSGVAYAVRVLHPEREHFEKQQGWTIKRMDTMEQTQVQEDDYAPETQDPSPVQEEYAPVIFAQDTISHVISIDMLSGKEDRENVLRARASGKGVLTAPFRLLKSNRLGVILTFAVYKSELPSNATPNEQIQATDGYIGGVFDVESLVEKLLHQLASKQTIIVNVYDSTNLSHPISMYGSDEDIDDEMYHISTLNFGDPIRKHEMHCRFKQKPPWPWLAITTSIGVLVIALLLGHIIHATINRIAKVEDDYQKMMGLKKRAEAADVAKSQFLATVSHEIRTPMNGVLGMLQMLMDTDLDITQQDYVRTAQASGKALVSLINEVLDQAKIESGKLELEAVRFDLRAILDDVLSLFSGKSQDKGIELAVYISNRVPEIVIGDPGRFRQIITNLMGNSIKFTEKGHIFVTVHLVEEVINSIEVETDVSSKNTLSGLLVADRRRSWETFKKFSQEGRMCPQAFLSTSSELINLIVSVEDTGVGIPLEAQSRVFTPFMQVGPSIARTHGGTGIGLSISKCLVGMMNGEIGFVSEPQIGSTFTFTVVFTNVCSNLNEYKNQQNNQSKSLSSEFHGITALVVDPRPVRAKVTRYHLQRLGIQVEITSDLNEGFDSIASGTAVINMVLVEKEVWDEDMDLSKCFVNNLRKIDLVDPPKLVLLENSISSTKTSSANSGGYTPTIISKPLRASMLAASLQRAMGAASKVNCHNRGLPILSLRNLLHGKRILVVDDNNVNLRVAAGALKKYGADVECRDTGKKAISMLRPPHHFDACFMDIQMPEMDGFEATRRIRDMELDINCRIQHGEVSAAAYGNISNWHVPILAMTADVIQATHEECLRCGMDGYVSKPFEGEQLYREVTRFFNSNSDTPPKACT is encoded by the exons ATGTTGGATGCTTTCAGTTTTCTCCCAACTCCTCTCCCAAGTGAAATTAAGAAGCAGTGGAAAACCCA GATGAGCTATCTCAATGCTCTTGGGTTAGATTTGAAGGCAACACATCTGTTTTTGACGCTATGCTGTTGCATTCTTTCTGAGATCCCCATGAACTGGTTCATCAACTGTGGTTttatggagaagaagattggTTTTCTCGGTTATAGAGCTAAGATATGGCTCAAATTGTGGGAGAAGATCCCTGCGAGCGTTTGGAAGCTCCACCAGTACTACCAGTATATTTGGTCGAAGAAATTTCCCAGAAGATGGTGGAAGAACCTTTTGATAGCCTGGGTAATTGGTTGGATCCTGGTGTCGTTCTGGACCTTCTGGTACATGAGCTCTCTGGTGACTGAGAGGAGGAAAGAGGCCATTGCGAGCATGTGTGATGAGCGGGCGAGAATGCTTCAGGACCAGTTCAATGTCAGCATGAATCATGTTCAGGCTTTGTCCATTCTCATTTCAACCTTTCACCATGGGAAGAATCCATCCTCTATTGATCAG GCAACTTTTGCAAAGTATACAGAGCGAACCACCTTTGAAAGGCCACTAACCAGTGGTGTGGCTTATGCTGTTAGGGTGCTTCACCCAGAAAGGGAACATTTTGAGAAACAACAAGGCTGGACTATTAAGAGGATGGATACAATGGAACAGACACAGGTTCAGGAGGATGACTATGCCCCTGAAACCCAGGATCCATCTCCCGTTCAAGAAGAATATGCCCCGGTTATCTTTGCACAGGATACCATTTCACATGTGATTTCTATTGACATGCTCTCGGGGAAG GAAGATCGTGAGAATGTATTACGTGCTAGAGCATCAGGAAAAGGGGTCCTTACTGCTCCATTTAGGTTACTCAAATCAAATCGCCTTGGTGTCATACTGACTTTTGCTGTTTACAAGTCAGAGCTCCCGTCAAATGCAACCCCAAATGAGCAAATCCAAGCTACTGATGG GTACATAGGTGGAGTCTTTGATGTAGAGTCTCTTGTGGAGAAGTTGCTACACCAGCTTGCAAGCAAGCAAACCATCATTGTGAATGTTTATGACTCCACCAATCTCTCGCATCCAATTAGCATGTATGGTTCAGATGAAGATATTGATGATGAGATGTATCACATAAGCACCCTAAATTTCGGTGACCCAATCAGGAAGCATGAGATGCATTGCAG ATTCAAGCAGAAGCCACCGTGGCCTTGGTTGGCAATAACTACTTCAATTGGTGTTCTTGTGATTGCATTGCTTTTGGGGCATATAATCCATGCAACAATAAATCGTATTGCCAAAGTGGAGGATGATTACCAAAAGATGATGGGGCTCAAAAAACGGGCTGAGGCAGCAGATGTCGCAAAATCTCAG TTTCTTGCCACTGTTTCCCATGAGATCAGAACCCCAATGAATGGTGTTCTAG GGATGTTGCAAATGCTCATGGACACAGATCTAGATATAACACAGCAAGATTATGTGAGAACAGCCCAGGCCAGTGGCAAAGCCCTGGTTTCACTTATAAACGAGGTTTTAGACCAGGCCAAGATTGAATCTGGTAAGCTTGAACTGGAGGCTGTCCGGTTTGATCTGAGGGCAATTTTGGATGATGTCTTGTCACTTTTCTCTGGGAAGTCTCAAGACAAGGGGATAGAG TTGGCAGTGTATATCTCTAATCGGGTTCCTGAAATTGTAATTGGAGATCCGGGGAGATTTAGGCAGATCATCACGAATCTCATGGGGAATTCAATCAAA TTCACTGAGAAAGGACACATCTTTGTGACCGTCCATCTTGTTGAGGAGGTGATAAACTCAATTGAAGTAGAGACAGATGTATCATCAAAGAACACCTTGAGTGGGTTGCTCGTGGCAGACAGACGCCGCAGCTGGGAAACGTTCAAGAAGTTCAGTCAAGAGGGACGCATGTGTCCACAGGCTTTCTTGTCAACCTCCTCAGAGCTCATCAATCTAATTGTATCGGTTGAAGATACGGGTGTGGGCATCCCTCTTGAAGCTCAATCTCGTGTTTTCACCCCTTTTATGCAGGTTGGACCTTCCATTGCCCGTACCCATGGGGGAACAGGTATTGGACTGAGTATAAGCAAGTGTTTAGTTGGTATGATGAATGGGGAGATTGGATTTGTCAGTGAACCCCAGATTGGGTCCACTTTTACCTTCACTGTTGTCTTCACCAATGTTTGCTCCAATTTAAATGAGTACAAAAACCAGCAGAATAATCAGTCCAAGTCTTTGTCATCAGAATTTCATGGGATAACAGCATTGGTCGTGGACCCCAGACCTGTGAGGGCAAAAGTGACAAGATATCATCTGCAACGGCTTGGGATTCAAGTTGAAATAACTTCTGATCTGAATGAAGGTTTTGATAGCATAGCCTCTGGAACTGCAGTTATCAACATGGTCCTTGTTGAGAAAGAAGTGTGGGATGAGGATATGGATCTCTCAAAATGCTTTGTTAACAATTTGAGGAAGATTGACCTAGTGGATCCCCCAAAACTGGTGCTTCTGGAAAATTCCATCAGTTCTACCAAAACCAGTTCTGCAAACTCTGGTGGGTATACCCCGACTATTATCTCTAAGCCCCTCAGGGCTAGTATGCTGGCAGCATCTCTGCAACGAGCAATGGGTGCTGCAAGCAAGGTCAACTGCCACAACAGAGGGCTCCCAATTCTCTCTCTCCGCAATCTTCTTCATGGGAAGCGTATTCTTGTTGTAGATGACAATAATGTCAACCTCAGGGTTGCTGCTGGTGCTTTGAAGAAGTATGGAGCAGATGTGGAGTGTAGAGACACTGGGAAAAAGGCAATTTCAATGCTTAGACCACCTCACCACTTTGATGCCTGCTTCATGGATATTCAGATGCCAGAAATGGATGG GTTTGAAGCGACAAGAAGGATTCGGGATATGGAACTTGACATTAACTGTCGTATTCAGCATGGAGAAGTATCTGCAGCAGCTTATGGAAACATTTCGAACTGGCATGTACCCATTTTAGCAATGACTGCTGATGTCATTCAGGCTACACACGAGGAGTGCTTGAGATGTGGTATGGATGGCTATGTATCTAAACCATTTGAAGGAGAACAACTGTACCGGGAAGTTACACGCTTTTTCAATTCGAACTCGGACACACCCCCAAAAGCATGCACTTAA
- the LOC122670415 gene encoding thylakoid lumenal 17.9 kDa protein, chloroplastic isoform X2: protein MTSQMITLLSPPFSFSSNFVPAKGSNLAVFCHSRNRIPTAISRNSRVQVQDKASLSLVSNLISLAAVVATLNSALPSIAIPSLNSQTTPFSPTTPFSQSKKLETGLEDNGKIRPCPSINPGCISTNPKSSSFAFPWVIPENSLDNAVQKLQEAIIETQKNAKILVIKDTPYGQYLQVYRLTELSDVMF, encoded by the exons ATGACGAGTCAGATGATTACTCTTCTCTCCCCTCCATTTTCGTTTTCGTCAAACTTTGTTCCCGCAAAGGGTTCAAATCTCGCGGTTTTTTGCCACTCCAGAAATCGAATTCCGACGGCTATCTCTCGAAACTCCAGAGTTCAAGTCCAAGATAAAGCATCTCTTTCTCTTGTATCCAACCTAATCTCTTTAGCAGCCGTTGTGGCGACTCTAAACTCAGCTTTGCCCTCCATTGCAATCCCATCGCTAAACTCTCAGACAACTCCCTTTTCCCCGACCACTCCATTCTCACAATCTAAGAAGTTGGAGACTGGATTAGAAGATAATGG GAAGATTAGACCATGTCCCTCCATAAATCCGGGTTGCATATCCACAAACCCAAAGTCTTCATCCTTCGCATTCCCGTGGGTGATTCCAGAAAATTCTTTGGATAATGCGGTTCAG AAATTGCAGGAAGCCATCATCGAAACTCAGAAGAATGCAAAGATTCTGGTCATCAAAGATACCCCATATG GCCAATATCTGCAAGTTTATAGGTTAACAGAGCTTTCTGATGTCATGTTTTGA
- the LOC122670415 gene encoding thylakoid lumenal 17.9 kDa protein, chloroplastic isoform X1: MTSQMITLLSPPFSFSSNFVPAKGSNLAVFCHSRNRIPTAISRNSRVQVQDKASLSLVSNLISLAAVVATLNSALPSIAIPSLNSQTTPFSPTTPFSQSKKLETGLEDNGKIRPCPSINPGCISTNPKSSSFAFPWVIPENSLDNAVQKLQEAIIETQKNAKILVIKDTPYGQYLQAEVDGGFSPDVLEFLVKGDTVAYRSVAAKVIYIYPFTTALGDSKGQEERMKKIVDQLGWYAPSFNTMD, translated from the exons ATGACGAGTCAGATGATTACTCTTCTCTCCCCTCCATTTTCGTTTTCGTCAAACTTTGTTCCCGCAAAGGGTTCAAATCTCGCGGTTTTTTGCCACTCCAGAAATCGAATTCCGACGGCTATCTCTCGAAACTCCAGAGTTCAAGTCCAAGATAAAGCATCTCTTTCTCTTGTATCCAACCTAATCTCTTTAGCAGCCGTTGTGGCGACTCTAAACTCAGCTTTGCCCTCCATTGCAATCCCATCGCTAAACTCTCAGACAACTCCCTTTTCCCCGACCACTCCATTCTCACAATCTAAGAAGTTGGAGACTGGATTAGAAGATAATGG GAAGATTAGACCATGTCCCTCCATAAATCCGGGTTGCATATCCACAAACCCAAAGTCTTCATCCTTCGCATTCCCGTGGGTGATTCCAGAAAATTCTTTGGATAATGCGGTTCAG AAATTGCAGGAAGCCATCATCGAAACTCAGAAGAATGCAAAGATTCTGGTCATCAAAGATACCCCATATG GCCAATACCTACAAGCAGAGGTTGATGGGGGTTTCAGCCCCGACGTGCTGGAGTTCTTGGTGAAAGGAGACACAGTTGCCTACAGATCCGTTGCTGCTAAGGTCATTTACATTTACCCATTCACTACAGCTTTAGGAGACTCTAAAGGGCAGGaggagagaatgaagaagatcGTTGACCAGTTGGGGTGGTATGCTCCAAGTTTTAATACCATGGATTGA
- the LOC122672927 gene encoding protein NUCLEAR FUSION DEFECTIVE 4-like, producing the protein MLPLQNRFRVFINNRWLVFVAAMWIQSWAGIGYLFGSLSPVIKSSLDYNQRQIAMLGVAKDLGDSVGFLAGSLYGVLPIWGVQLIGALQNIFGYGWVWLIVTKRVPTMPLWVMCILLFVGTNGETYFNTANLVSCVQNFPKSRGPVVGILKGFAGLSGAILTQIYAMINSPNDTTIIFMVAVGPIIVVITLMLIVRPVGGHRQVRPSDGLSFTFIYSVCLLLAAYLMVVMLVEDFVDLNQTVITLFTSILFILLLLPIVIPILLSYSSKHKPAEESLLPVPQNEECSKSGQDVNEVILSEVEDEKSMEVDLLPASERQKRIEQLQAKLFQAAAEGAVRVKRRRGPRRGEDFTLMQALIKADFWLIFFSLLLGSGSGLTMIDNLGQLSESLGYDNTDVFVSMISIWNFLGRVGGGYFSEIVVRDYAFPRPVGMAVAQGIMAIGLFFFAMGWPGVMYVGTLLIGLGYGAHWAIVPAAASELFGLKNFAALYNFLTLANPAGSLVFSGIIASGIYDYEAEKQAHMSPPQNFYSFLLRMLGIAPVVETTLKCNGTICFFLTCLIMSGLCIIAVMLSLIVVYRTKIVYANLYGKSNT; encoded by the exons ATGCTTCCATTACAGAACAGGTTTAGGGTGTTCATCAATAACCGATGGCTTGTGTTCGTGGCTGCAATGTGGATTCAGTCTTGGGCGGGAATCGGGTACTTGTTTGGGAGTCTCTCACCGGTGATAAAGAGCTCTCTGGACTACAATCAGAGGCAGATTGCCATGTTGGGTGTAGCCAAGGATCTTGGGGATAGTGTTGGATTCCTTGCTGGCAGTTTGTATGGGGTTTTGCCTATTTGGGGGGTTCAACTAATTGGTGCTCTTCAGAATATTTTTGGGTATGGATGGGTTTGGCTGATCGTAACCAAGAGAGTACCAACTATGCCTTTGTGGGTG ATGTGCATTCTTTTATTTGTGGGAaccaatggtgagacctatttCAATACAGCAAATCTAGTTTCATGTGTGCAGAACTTCCCCAAAAGCCGGGGTCCTGTGGTGGGGATTCTGAAGGGGTTTGCTGGGTTGAGTGGTGCAATTTTGACTCAGATATATGCTATGATCAATTCCCCCAATGATACAACAATCATCTTCATGGTTGCCGTTGGGCCAATCATTGTGGTTATAACATTGATGCTCATTGTTAGACCTGTTGGAGGTCACAGACAGGTTCGGCCATCAGATGGTTTGAGTTTCACATTTATTTACAGTGTGTGCCTCCTTTTGGCTGCTTATTTGATGGTGGTCATGCTCGTTGAAGATTTTGtcgatttgaaccagactgTTATCACCCTATTCACAAGTATTTTGTTTATTCTCCTATTGCTTCCTATTGTAATTCCAATTTTATTGAGCTATTCGTCCAAACACAAACCCGCTGAAGAGAGCCTTCTCCCTGTGCCTCAAAATGAAGAATGTAGCAAATCTGGCCAGGATGTGAATGAGGTTATTTTAAGTGAGGTCGAGGATGAGAAGTCGATGGAAGTAGACTTGCTTCCTGCATCAGAGAGGCAAAAGCGAATTGAACAGTTGCAAGCAAAACTGTTCCAAGCAGCTGCAGAAGGGGCAGTGAGAGTCAAGAGAAGGAGAGGTCCGCGTAGAGGGGAGGATTTCACATTGATGCAGGCACTGATAAAGGCAGACTTTTGgcttatcttcttctctcttctattggGCTCGGGGTCTGGTTTGACTATGATTGATAATCTGGGTCAGTTGAGTGAGTCTTTGGGGTATGACAATACGGATGTATTCGTGTCCATGATCAGCATTTGGAATTTTCTTGGCCGTGTAGGTGGTGGTTACTTCTCTGAAATTGTTGTGAG GGATTATGCATTTCCAAGGCCAGTGGGCATGGCTGTAGCTCAAGGCATCATGGCAATTGGGCTCTTCTTCTTTGCTATGGGATGGCCTGGTGTGATGTATGTTGGTACCCTGTTGATTGGACTAGGTTATGGAGCTCATTGGGCAATTGTTCCAGCAGCAGCCTCTGAATTGTTTGGCTTGAAGAATTTTGCAGCTTTGTACAATTTCCTCACACTGGCAAATCCTGCTGGATCATTGGTCTTCTCTGGTATCATTGCCAGCGGCATATATGATTACGAAGCAGAGAAGCAAGCTCACATGTCTCCACCCCAGAATTTTTACAGTTTCCTTCTTAGGATGCTTGGCATAGCACCTGTAGTGGAAACGACATTGAAGTGCAATGGTACCATATGCTTCTTCCTTACTTGCCTGATAATGTCTGGACTTTGCATCATTGCTGTCATGTTGAGTTTGATTGTTGTCTATCGCACCAAGATTGTCTATGCAAACCTTTATGGAAAATCCAATACTTAG
- the LOC122672928 gene encoding protein NUCLEAR FUSION DEFECTIVE 4-like isoform X2, translating to MLPLQNRFRVFINNRWLVFVAAMWIQSCTGIGYLFGSLSPVIKNSLNYNQRQIATLGVAKDLGGSVGFLAGSGVLPIWGVLLIGALQNIFGYGWVWLILTKRVPTMPLWVMCILLFVGSNGETYFNTADLVSCVQNFPKSRGPVVGILKGFGGLGGAILTQIYAMINAPDDAAIIFMVAIGPTIVVITLMLIVRPVGGHRQVRPSDGLSFTFIYSVCLLLAAYLMGVMLVEDFVDLNKTVITLFTSILFILLLLPIVIPILLSYSSEHKPAEESLLFEPQKEESSKSGQDVNEVILSEVEDEKSMELDLLPASERQKRIAQLQAKLFQAAAEGAVRVKRRRGPRRGEDFTLMQALIKADFWLIFFSLLLGSGSGLTMIDNLGQLSESLGYDNTDVFVSMISIWNFLGRVGGGYFSEIVVRDYAFPRPVGMAVAQGIMAIGLFFFAMGWPGVMYVGTLLIGLGYGAHWAIVPAAASELFGLKNFAALYNFLTLANPAGSLVFSGIIASGIYDYEAEKQAHMSPPQNFYSLLLRMLGIAPVVETTLKCNGTICFFLTCLIMSGLCIIAVMLSLIVVYRTKIVYANLYGKSRS from the exons ATGCTTCCATTACAGAATAGGTTTAGGGTGTTCATCAATAACCGATGGCTTGTGTTCGTGGCTGCAATGTGGATTCAGTCTTGCACGGGAATCGGGTACTTGTTTGGGAGTCTCTCACCGGTGATAAAGAATTCTCTGAACTACAACCAGCGGCAGATTGCCACGTTGGGTGTAGCCAAGGATCTTGGGGGTAGTGTTGGATTCCTTGCTGGCAGTGGGGTTTTGCCTATTTGGGGGGTTCTACTAATCGGTGCTCTTCAGAATATTTTTGGGTATGGATGGGTTTGGCTGATCTTAACCAAGAGAGTACCAACTATGCCTTTGTGGGTG ATGTGCATTCTTTTATTTGTGGGAtccaatggtgagacctatttCAATACAGCCGATCTAGTTTCATGTGTGCAGAACTTCCCCAAAAGCCGCGGTCCTGTGGTGGGGATTCTGAAGGGGTTTGGTGGGTTGGGTGGTGCAATTTTGACTCAGATATATGCTATGATCAATGCTCCCGATGATGCAGCAATCATCTTCATGGTTGCCATTGGGCCAACCATAGTGGTTATAACATTGATGCTCATTGTTAGACCTGTTGGAGGTCACAGACAGGTTCGGCCATCAGATGGTTTGAGTTTCACATTTATTTACAGTGTGTGCCTCCTTTTGGCTGCTTATTTGATGGGAGTCATGCTCGTTGAAGATTTTGTCGATCTGAACAAGACTGTTATCACCCTATTCACAAGTATTTTGTTTATTCTCCTGTTGCTTCCTATTGTCATTCCAATTCTATTGAGCTATTCGTCTGAACACAAACCCGCTGAAGAGAGCCTTCTCTTTGAGCCTCAAAAAGAAGAATCTAGCAAATCTGGCCAGGATGTGAATGAGGTTATTTTAAGTGAGGTGGAGGATGAGAAGTCAATGGAATTAGACTTGCTTCCTGCATCAGAGAGGCAAAAGCGAATTGCACAGTTGCAAGCAAAACTGTTCCAAGCAGCTGCAGAAGGGGCAGTGAGAGTCAAGAGAAGGAGAGGTCCGCGTAGAGGGGAGGATTTCACATTGATGCAGGCACTGATAAAGGCAGACTTTTGgcttatcttcttctctcttctattggGCTCGGGGTCTGGTTTGACTATGATTGATAATCTGGGTCAGTTGAGTGAGTCTTTGGGGTATGACAATACGGATGTATTCGTGTCCATGATCAGCATTTGGAATTTTCTTGGCCGTGTAGGTGGTGGTTACTTCTCTGAAATTGTTGTGAG GGATTATGCATTTCCAAGGCCAGTGGGCATGGCTGTAGCTCAAGGCATCATGGCAATTGGGCTCTTCTTCTTTGCTATGGGATGGCCTGGTGTGATGTATGTTGGTACCTTGTTGATTGGACTAGGTTATGGAGCTCATTGGGCAATTGTTCCAGCAGCAGCCTCTGAATTGTTTGGCTTGAAGAATTTTGCAGCTTTGTACAATTTCCTCACACTGGCAAATCCTGCTGGATCATTGGTCTTCTCTGGTATCATTGCCAGCGGCATATATGATTACGAAGCAGAGAAGCAAGCTCACATGTCTCCACCCCAGAATTTTTACAGTCTCCTTCTTAGGATGCTTGGCATAGCACCTGTAGTGGAAACGACATTGAAGTGCAATGGTACCATATGCTTCTTCCTTACTTGCCTGATAATGTCTGGACTTTGCATCATTGCTGTCATGTTGAGTTTGATTGTTGTCTATCGCACCAAGATTGTCTATGCAAACCTTTATGGAAAATCCCGTTCTTAG